A single Thiohalobacter thiocyanaticus DNA region contains:
- a CDS encoding Lrp/AsnC family transcriptional regulator translates to MTAAMQELSALDRAIINRLQDGIPVCEAPYAELAAELGTDETTLLQRLQALKAAGYLSRIGPMYNVERMGGAFTLAALRVPEARFDEVAAIVNAFPEVAHNYRRDHAFNMWFVIAVADAADIARVLSRIKAATGLEVYNFPKQEEFYLRLKFDV, encoded by the coding sequence ATGACTGCCGCCATGCAGGAACTGAGTGCGCTGGACCGGGCCATCATCAACCGGCTGCAGGACGGTATCCCGGTGTGCGAAGCCCCCTATGCCGAACTGGCCGCTGAACTCGGCACCGATGAGACGACGCTGCTCCAGCGGCTCCAGGCGCTGAAGGCCGCCGGTTACCTGAGCCGTATCGGGCCCATGTACAACGTCGAGCGCATGGGGGGTGCTTTTACGCTGGCCGCCCTGCGGGTGCCAGAGGCGCGTTTCGACGAGGTCGCCGCTATCGTCAATGCCTTCCCCGAAGTCGCGCACAACTACCGGCGCGACCATGCCTTCAACATGTGGTTCGTGATCGCGGTGGCGGATGCTGCCGATATCGCCCGCGTCTTGAGCCGCATCAAGGCGGCGACCGGCCTCGAGGTCTACAACTTTCCCAAACAGGAAGAGTTCTACCTGAGGTTGAAATTCGATGTCTGA
- the ahbB gene encoding siroheme decarboxylase subunit beta produces MSEALAATVSPDDAALERRLIELTQQGLPLVPHPYHQLADRLDVTAGEVMEAFRRMQASGVVRRIAAVPNHYRLGFRGNGMSVWDIPDGLVREAGREIGALDFVSHCYIRPRALPDWPYNLFAMVHGRNHDAVYDQVARIADMLGERVQHYDVLFSTEVLKKTGYRSAATKTQRRGDAEE; encoded by the coding sequence ATGTCTGAGGCATTGGCCGCCACGGTTTCGCCGGACGACGCAGCACTCGAACGGCGTCTGATCGAGCTGACTCAGCAAGGTCTGCCGCTGGTGCCGCATCCCTATCATCAGCTGGCCGACCGGCTCGACGTGACGGCCGGCGAGGTGATGGAGGCCTTCCGACGTATGCAGGCGAGCGGGGTGGTGCGCCGCATCGCCGCCGTACCCAACCACTACCGCCTGGGCTTCCGCGGCAACGGCATGTCGGTGTGGGATATCCCCGACGGCCTGGTCCGCGAGGCCGGACGCGAGATCGGCGCCCTGGACTTTGTCAGCCACTGCTACATCCGTCCCCGCGCCCTGCCGGACTGGCCCTACAACCTGTTCGCCATGGTTCACGGCCGCAACCACGACGCCGTGTACGACCAGGTCGCACGGATTGCCGATATGCTGGGCGAACGGGTGCAGCACTACGACGTCCTGTTCAGCACCGAGGTGCTGAAGAAGACAGGTTATCGGAGTGCGGCGACAAAAACGCAGAGGCGCGGAGACGCAGAGGAATGA
- the nirJ gene encoding heme d1 biosynthesis radical SAM protein NirJ, translating to MFRITRYLQALKDPRPFRPTGDPSGPVVIWNLIRRCNLACKHCYSISADTDFPGELDTQQVYSVMDDLRAYGVPVLILSGGEPLLRPDIFDISRRAKAMGFYVGLSTNGTLIDENMIGPIREVGYDYVGISLDGIGETHDYFRRKQGAFAEALRGIRLCREAGIKVGMRMTLTRDNAHQLPEVVRLMETEGVEKFYLSHLNYGGRGNRNRKDDAHHRMTREAMDYLFDTCWDYIEAGTPREFVTGNNDADGAWLLRWVQRRFPEQAADMERRLRDWGGNASGRWIANIDNLGEVHPDTFWWDYPLGNVKDRPFSAIWQDTSDPLMAGLKQKERPLEGRCAACRYRGICGGNTRVRAWQLTGNPWAEDPACYLDDDEIGVAGGERLAVTPYKRATQRRRDAEVAKEYRKGKVYIPVEPV from the coding sequence ATGTTCCGGATCACACGCTATCTGCAGGCCCTGAAAGACCCCAGGCCCTTCCGCCCGACCGGCGATCCGTCCGGCCCGGTGGTGATCTGGAACCTGATCCGGCGCTGCAACCTGGCGTGCAAGCACTGCTACTCCATCTCCGCGGACACCGACTTCCCCGGCGAGTTGGATACGCAGCAGGTCTACAGCGTGATGGATGACCTGCGGGCCTACGGCGTGCCGGTGCTGATCCTGTCCGGCGGCGAGCCGCTGCTGCGGCCGGACATCTTCGATATCTCCAGGCGCGCCAAGGCCATGGGCTTCTATGTGGGCCTGTCCACCAACGGCACCCTGATCGACGAGAACATGATCGGGCCGATCCGTGAGGTCGGCTATGACTATGTCGGCATCAGCCTGGACGGGATCGGCGAGACCCACGATTATTTCCGGCGCAAGCAGGGCGCCTTCGCCGAGGCGCTGCGCGGTATCCGCCTGTGCCGCGAGGCCGGCATCAAGGTCGGCATGCGCATGACGCTCACCCGCGACAATGCCCATCAGCTGCCCGAGGTGGTGCGGCTGATGGAAACCGAAGGAGTGGAGAAGTTCTATCTCTCGCACCTCAACTACGGCGGGCGCGGCAACCGCAACCGCAAGGACGACGCCCATCATCGCATGACCCGCGAGGCCATGGACTATCTGTTCGATACCTGCTGGGACTACATCGAGGCCGGCACGCCGCGCGAGTTCGTCACCGGTAACAACGATGCCGATGGCGCCTGGCTGCTGCGCTGGGTGCAGCGCCGCTTCCCCGAGCAGGCCGCCGATATGGAACGACGTCTGCGTGACTGGGGCGGCAACGCCTCGGGCCGCTGGATCGCCAACATCGACAACCTGGGCGAGGTCCACCCTGATACCTTCTGGTGGGATTATCCGCTGGGCAACGTCAAGGACAGGCCCTTTTCGGCCATCTGGCAGGATACCTCCGATCCCCTGATGGCGGGCCTGAAACAGAAGGAGCGACCGCTGGAGGGTCGTTGCGCCGCGTGCCGTTACCGCGGCATCTGCGGCGGCAACACCCGGGTGCGCGCCTGGCAGCTCACCGGCAATCCCTGGGCCGAGGACCCGGCCTGCTACCTGGACGATGACGAGATCGGCGTGGCCGGCGGCGAGCGGCTGGCGGTGACGCCTTATAAACGTGCAACGCAGAGACGCAGGGACGCAGAGGTCGCAAAGGAATACAGGAAGGGGAAGGTGTACATCCCGGTCGAGCCGGTTTGA